The Burkholderia pyrrocinia genome includes a region encoding these proteins:
- the add gene encoding adenosine deaminase, with protein sequence MKGTPGNVPAARTGIEITPAHRAFFRALPKVELHCHLLGAVRHDTFVALAERSGAPIERAEIDAFYARGEKPVGVLHVLRALDKYLLTQPDDLRRIAYEYLEDAAAHNVRHAEFFWNPTGTVRVSGIAYADAQAAIVTAIRDAARDFGIGARLIPSIDREQDPDEAVAIVEWMKANRADEVAGLGIDYRENDRPPELFWKAYRNARAAGFRTTAHAGEFGMPWCNVETAVDLLQVDRVDHGYTIVDNPELCARYAERGIVFTVVPTNSYYLRTLPPEQWAERHPMRKMPGLGLKIHPNTDDPTLHKVNPSEAWELMFSHFGFTVAELKQFMLNGIDGAWVDEATKGAWRAAWAPEYDALAAALAAG encoded by the coding sequence ATGAAGGGAACACCAGGCAACGTCCCGGCCGCGCGCACGGGCATCGAAATCACGCCGGCCCATCGGGCCTTCTTCCGCGCGCTGCCGAAGGTCGAGCTGCATTGCCATCTGCTCGGCGCGGTGCGGCACGACACGTTCGTCGCGCTCGCGGAACGCAGCGGCGCGCCGATCGAGCGCGCGGAGATCGACGCGTTTTATGCGCGCGGCGAGAAGCCGGTCGGCGTGCTGCACGTGCTGCGCGCGCTGGACAAATATCTGCTCACGCAGCCCGACGACCTGCGGCGGATCGCATACGAGTATCTGGAAGATGCGGCTGCGCACAACGTTCGGCATGCAGAATTTTTCTGGAACCCGACGGGCACGGTGCGCGTATCGGGCATCGCGTATGCGGACGCGCAGGCCGCGATCGTGACGGCGATCCGCGATGCCGCGCGCGACTTCGGGATCGGCGCGCGCCTGATTCCGAGCATCGATCGCGAGCAGGATCCCGACGAGGCAGTCGCGATCGTCGAATGGATGAAGGCGAATCGCGCGGACGAGGTCGCGGGGCTCGGGATCGACTATCGCGAGAACGACCGGCCGCCGGAGCTGTTCTGGAAGGCTTACCGCAACGCGCGCGCGGCCGGCTTCCGCACGACCGCGCATGCGGGCGAGTTCGGGATGCCGTGGTGCAACGTCGAGACGGCCGTCGATCTGCTGCAGGTCGATCGCGTCGATCACGGTTATACGATCGTCGACAACCCCGAGCTGTGCGCGCGCTATGCGGAACGCGGGATCGTGTTCACCGTCGTGCCGACGAATTCGTACTACCTGCGCACGCTGCCGCCGGAGCAATGGGCGGAACGGCATCCAATGCGCAAGATGCCGGGCCTCGGGTTGAAGATCCATCCGAACACCGACGATCCGACGCTGCACAAGGTCAATCCGAGCGAGGCGTGGGAGCTGATGTTCAGCCATTTCGGCTTCACGGTCGCCGAGCTGAAGCAGTTCATGCTGAACGGGATCGACGGCGCGTGGGTGGACGAAGCGACGAAAGGCGCATGGCGTGCGGCATGGGCGCCTGAATACGACGCGCTGGCCGCCGCGCTCGCGGCGGGCTGA
- a CDS encoding PLP-dependent aminotransferase family protein — protein MARTARIVEIPSLGALDRATGDLSRQLAQALREAVRRGDVRPGDTLPSTRLLAAALQVARGTVVDAYAQLIAEGFLESSGGAGTRVANALAEPPPVNEPEAPARRRRPARAGLPEPAATFARIAREFRPLPAVPFAISVPVGLTAPDDIWRRLGNRLRARGAGAPSGYADPQGALPLREAIADYVRRSRSVRCHAGQVVITSGTQQGLHLASQVLLGADDQAWVENPAYRGITALLESTGRRDAMVRVPVDADGLDVEAGIRIAPHARAAFVTPSHQYPLGMPLSMARRNALLAWARAHRAWVVEDDYDSELRYEGYPFPSLQGLDPDRVIYLGTFSKILFPSLRLGYVIAPDDLVPAFCGARALMDRHAPTADQHVLAAFIAEGHLDRHIRRVRGVYAEQRALLIDTLGARLPRERAWVQPGDQGMHVVLWLADGIDDLDVVARAAQAGVAVRPVSPMFAPGTARPGLVLGFGGFGRAQMEAAAQRLAEVVSSEESRPRAP, from the coding sequence ATGGCAAGAACGGCCCGGATCGTCGAAATCCCGTCGCTCGGCGCACTCGACCGCGCGACCGGCGACTTGAGCCGCCAGCTCGCGCAGGCGCTGCGCGAAGCCGTGCGCCGCGGCGACGTCCGTCCGGGCGACACGCTGCCGTCCACGCGGTTGCTGGCGGCGGCGCTGCAGGTTGCGCGCGGCACCGTCGTCGATGCGTATGCGCAGCTCATCGCCGAAGGCTTCCTCGAATCGAGCGGCGGCGCGGGCACGCGGGTCGCGAACGCGCTCGCGGAACCGCCGCCGGTCAACGAACCCGAAGCGCCTGCCCGACGCAGGCGCCCGGCGCGCGCCGGGCTGCCCGAACCGGCCGCCACCTTCGCGCGGATCGCCCGCGAATTCCGTCCGCTGCCGGCCGTGCCGTTCGCGATCTCGGTACCGGTCGGCCTCACCGCGCCCGACGACATCTGGCGCCGGCTCGGCAACCGCCTGCGCGCACGCGGCGCCGGTGCGCCGTCCGGCTATGCCGATCCGCAAGGCGCGCTGCCGTTGCGCGAAGCGATCGCCGACTACGTGCGCCGGTCGCGCTCGGTGCGCTGCCATGCCGGCCAGGTCGTGATCACGAGCGGTACGCAGCAGGGGCTGCATCTCGCGAGCCAGGTGCTGCTCGGCGCGGACGATCAGGCCTGGGTCGAGAATCCGGCCTATCGCGGCATCACCGCGCTGCTCGAAAGCACCGGGCGGCGCGACGCGATGGTCCGCGTGCCGGTCGACGCCGACGGCCTCGACGTCGAGGCCGGCATCCGCATCGCGCCGCATGCGCGTGCCGCATTCGTCACGCCGTCGCACCAGTACCCGCTCGGCATGCCGCTGAGCATGGCGCGGCGCAACGCGCTGCTCGCGTGGGCACGCGCGCATCGCGCCTGGGTGGTCGAGGACGACTACGACAGCGAGCTGCGTTACGAAGGCTATCCGTTCCCGTCGCTGCAGGGTCTCGACCCCGACCGCGTGATCTATCTCGGCACGTTCAGCAAGATCCTGTTTCCGTCGCTGCGGCTCGGTTATGTGATCGCGCCCGACGATCTCGTGCCCGCGTTCTGCGGCGCGCGTGCGCTGATGGATCGCCATGCGCCGACCGCCGACCAGCACGTGCTGGCCGCGTTCATCGCGGAAGGCCACCTCGACCGCCACATCCGCCGCGTGCGCGGCGTGTATGCGGAGCAGCGCGCGCTGCTGATCGACACGCTCGGCGCGCGGCTGCCGCGCGAACGCGCGTGGGTGCAGCCGGGCGACCAGGGGATGCACGTCGTGCTGTGGCTCGCCGACGGCATCGACGATCTCGACGTGGTCGCGCGCGCGGCGCAAGCCGGCGTCGCGGTGCGCCCGGTGTCGCCGATGTTCGCACCGGGCACGGCCCGCCCGGGGCTCGTGCTCGGCTTCGGCGGGTTCGGCCGCGCACAGATGGAGGCAGCCGCGCAGCGGCTCGCGGAGGTGGTTTCGTCGGAAGAATCGCGGCCGCGCGCGCCGTAA
- a CDS encoding metallophosphoesterase family protein: MKIAALSDIHGNLAALDAVLDDVRRRGADVIVNLGDIVSGALHPAETADRLIALDLPTIKGNHERQLLTGDRASMRLSDRWAHDTLRTDQLDWIAALPERVTLDNDVLMVHGTPDSDLVYFLETVTPDGCRAATPDEIAQRAGDEPASLILCGHTHVPRTAKLDDGRLIVNPGSVGLQAYADDLPHPHRIETGSPHARYAMVSRTAAGWNVEFHAVEYDWHTAAATAASRGREDWTVALRTGRC; this comes from the coding sequence ATGAAAATCGCCGCGCTCTCCGACATCCACGGCAACCTCGCCGCGCTCGACGCGGTGCTCGACGACGTCCGCCGCCGCGGCGCCGACGTGATCGTCAATCTCGGCGATATCGTATCGGGCGCGCTCCATCCGGCCGAGACGGCCGACCGCCTGATCGCACTCGACCTGCCCACCATCAAGGGCAATCACGAACGGCAACTGCTCACCGGCGATCGCGCGTCGATGCGGCTGTCGGATCGCTGGGCGCACGACACGCTGCGCACCGACCAGCTCGACTGGATCGCCGCGCTGCCCGAACGCGTGACGCTCGACAACGACGTGCTGATGGTGCACGGCACGCCGGACAGCGACCTCGTCTATTTCCTCGAAACGGTCACGCCCGACGGCTGCCGCGCGGCCACGCCCGATGAAATCGCGCAGCGTGCGGGCGACGAACCGGCGTCACTGATCCTGTGCGGCCACACACACGTGCCGCGCACGGCGAAGCTCGACGACGGCCGGCTGATCGTCAACCCGGGCAGCGTCGGGCTGCAGGCATACGCGGACGACCTGCCGCATCCGCACCGCATCGAGACGGGCTCGCCGCATGCACGCTACGCGATGGTGTCGCGCACGGCGGCCGGCTGGAACGTCGAATTCCATGCGGTCGAATACGACTGGCACACGGCCGCCGCCACCGCGGCATCGCGCGGGCGCGAGGACTGGACCGTCGCGCTGCGCACCGGCCGGTGCTGA
- a CDS encoding FMN-binding negative transcriptional regulator has protein sequence MYVPADFNEPNPDALRELIVQHPFGSLITHGKNGLDANHIPFELLPDDSGLGELHAHVARANPVWQDVANGDEVLVIFRAGDAYISPNWYPSKHAAHRQVPTWNYVVVHAHGRITVRDDEKFVRGVVARLTRTHESSQPVPWKMGDAPADYLDRMLQSIVGLQIEITRLVGKRKLGQNKAAEDIRGAGDALIAGGNLAIGEAMLVEADAKRE, from the coding sequence ATGTACGTCCCCGCCGATTTCAACGAGCCCAACCCCGACGCGCTGCGCGAGCTGATCGTGCAGCATCCGTTCGGCAGCCTGATCACGCACGGGAAGAACGGGCTCGACGCGAACCACATCCCGTTCGAACTGCTGCCCGACGACAGCGGGCTCGGCGAGCTGCACGCGCATGTCGCGCGCGCGAATCCGGTCTGGCAGGACGTCGCGAACGGCGACGAGGTGCTCGTGATCTTCCGTGCCGGCGATGCGTACATCTCGCCGAACTGGTACCCGAGCAAGCACGCGGCGCACCGGCAGGTGCCGACGTGGAACTACGTGGTCGTGCATGCGCACGGTCGCATCACGGTGCGCGACGACGAGAAGTTCGTGCGCGGCGTGGTCGCCCGGCTGACGCGCACGCACGAGTCGTCGCAGCCGGTGCCGTGGAAGATGGGCGATGCGCCGGCCGATTATCTCGACAGGATGCTGCAGTCGATCGTCGGATTGCAGATCGAGATCACGCGGCTCGTCGGCAAGCGCAAGCTCGGGCAGAACAAGGCGGCGGAGGATATTCGCGGGGCGGGCGACGCGCTGATCGCCGGTGGGAATCTCGCGATCGGCGAAGCGATGCTGGTGGAGGCTGATGCGAAGCGGGAGTGA
- a CDS encoding WG repeat-containing protein, with the protein MGNRSWLYLQAGDGDDARTIPFAESNNHFPLLWRVLLADGGAGDAITDQRVFGDAGTPNLVSDARAAHARVSRLASFVAAYPLPGDDPALARQFDAVVRHLGESIDALGDAQGAPRFSANVDELSWLDGGDPDDFINQERDACTRLWWRVANCMDFRDVRGVRDVLEIDMPADWRDWAWGFGFGGLSHYYFWRQEPPRRATYEDLFGGGELHGDYLGDGTFSFRARNGQWGVRRETDDAWSVIVPPEWANLWASGARNDRLLWAARDGKVGLLLADGDGEGARIVREPAFDAVWDFSGEVACVRVGERFGLVRTDGAWVLEPTLDDFGEFTGGVASASLDGRWGFVDTHGAWVILPRFDDAHEFVNGGVAAVAEGEQWGLIGRDGQWRAQPEWAALEWSSECGAFVARRSGHVGLVDAKGRVIVEPHYAEVAPLTDGDRAETFDELGAIRHIVRRDDGRCAIVDGQGRELTPFDFVNMGALSWLPDDEAVPGELFTRYAIGVLPGEPVQLAICDLETGATIAQGRYDDVAGLFWGAGHGWLACVQHDDGNDVRATVLRADGTVLHPAHYTRIGDDTLFDDDAAHATSMPWFVRRVEIAQRWSVDEPVAALRDDGVAVWLYADGHATTTPR; encoded by the coding sequence ATGGGCAATCGATCATGGCTGTATCTCCAGGCCGGTGACGGCGACGACGCGCGAACGATCCCGTTCGCGGAATCCAATAACCACTTCCCGCTGCTGTGGCGCGTGCTGCTTGCCGACGGCGGCGCAGGCGACGCGATTACCGATCAGCGCGTGTTCGGCGACGCCGGCACGCCGAATCTCGTGAGCGACGCACGCGCCGCGCATGCGCGCGTCAGCCGGCTCGCGTCGTTCGTCGCCGCGTATCCGTTGCCGGGCGACGATCCGGCGCTGGCGCGCCAGTTCGATGCGGTCGTGCGTCATCTCGGCGAATCGATCGATGCGCTCGGCGACGCGCAGGGCGCGCCGCGGTTTTCCGCGAATGTCGACGAACTGTCATGGCTCGACGGCGGCGATCCGGACGATTTCATCAACCAGGAACGCGATGCCTGCACGCGCCTGTGGTGGCGCGTCGCGAACTGCATGGACTTCCGCGACGTGCGCGGCGTGCGCGACGTGCTCGAGATCGACATGCCCGCCGACTGGCGCGACTGGGCGTGGGGCTTCGGGTTCGGCGGCCTGTCGCACTACTACTTCTGGCGCCAGGAGCCGCCGCGCCGCGCGACCTATGAAGATCTGTTCGGCGGCGGCGAACTGCATGGCGACTATCTCGGCGACGGCACGTTCAGCTTTCGCGCGCGCAACGGGCAGTGGGGCGTGCGGCGCGAAACCGACGATGCATGGAGCGTGATCGTGCCGCCCGAATGGGCGAACCTGTGGGCCAGCGGCGCGCGTAACGACCGGTTGTTGTGGGCCGCGCGCGACGGAAAGGTCGGCCTGTTGCTTGCCGACGGCGACGGCGAGGGGGCGCGGATCGTGCGCGAACCGGCGTTCGACGCGGTGTGGGATTTCAGCGGCGAAGTCGCCTGCGTGCGCGTTGGCGAGCGGTTCGGGCTTGTGCGCACGGACGGTGCGTGGGTGCTGGAACCGACGCTCGACGATTTCGGCGAGTTCACGGGCGGCGTCGCGTCCGCGAGCCTGGACGGCCGCTGGGGCTTCGTCGACACGCATGGTGCGTGGGTGATTCTGCCGCGTTTCGACGACGCGCATGAATTCGTGAACGGCGGCGTCGCGGCGGTAGCCGAAGGCGAGCAGTGGGGGCTGATCGGGCGCGACGGGCAATGGCGCGCGCAGCCCGAGTGGGCGGCGCTCGAATGGTCGTCCGAGTGCGGTGCGTTCGTCGCGCGGCGCAGCGGTCACGTCGGTCTCGTCGATGCGAAAGGCCGGGTGATCGTCGAACCGCATTACGCGGAAGTGGCCCCGCTGACCGACGGCGACCGCGCGGAAACGTTCGACGAACTCGGCGCGATCCGCCATATCGTGCGGCGCGACGACGGGCGTTGCGCGATCGTCGACGGGCAGGGCCGCGAGCTCACGCCGTTCGACTTCGTCAACATGGGCGCGCTGTCGTGGTTGCCCGACGACGAAGCGGTGCCGGGCGAGCTGTTCACGCGTTACGCGATCGGCGTCCTGCCGGGCGAGCCGGTGCAACTGGCGATCTGCGATCTCGAGACGGGCGCGACGATCGCGCAGGGGCGCTACGACGATGTCGCGGGCCTGTTCTGGGGTGCCGGTCACGGCTGGCTGGCCTGCGTGCAGCACGACGACGGCAACGACGTGCGCGCGACGGTGCTGCGCGCGGACGGCACCGTGCTCCATCCGGCGCATTACACGCGGATCGGCGACGACACGCTGTTCGACGACGATGCCGCGCATGCGACGTCGATGCCGTGGTTCGTCCGCCGTGTCGAGATCGCGCAGCGCTGGAGCGTGGATGAACCGGTCGCCGCATTGCGCGACGACGGCGTGGCCGTGTGGCTGTACGCGGATGGGCACGCGACGACGACGCCTCGGTAG
- a CDS encoding penicillin-binding protein 1A: MNRIVPFLRDSWARCRARVAPLTAACRTRARALCAGALHRLRHPTRRGVALTLAAIPVLGLLVLLAFVPFTPSIGDIRKARIDRPARVLSADGQLIAEFRPVNREWVPLKQISPHMVDALIATEDHRFYAHHGIDWRRTIAAGLHTFSGGRQGGSTITQQLARNLYPDEVGRAPTLTRKVKELITAFKIESVYSKDEILETYLNTVPFLYNAYGVEMAARTYFGKSADQLDIVESATLVGMLKGNSYYNPVLNPERAVQRRNIVLDRMAQMSMLSPPQLAQLQRRPLRVDFEPQTAQPGLAPHFAVQLRKWLIAWADRNNYDLYSDGLVVRTTLDARLQDMATQALTRQTERLQAIADSAWRGPSGCGLRNDLFRGFIRQTPEYRQARDTGLADVAALKQLGANREFVRALCERKTQVQAGFVAIDPRNGAIRAWVGSPDFDSEPFDHVVQARRQPGSTFKPFVYGAAFADGMRPADTFIDRPVAIPIDGRAVWRPTDEEPPTGEPMTLRDALALSRNRITAQVMQHEGAAKVAQLARAMGVRDSPLDAVPSLALGTSPVTLKEMVSAYGTIANRGVYVAPQMITRIEDRDGKVLAAFGSAPPERALPVAAAQTLVDAMRGVVDYGTGADIRSRYGIRIDVAGKTGTTQDNTDGWFILMHPQLVAGAWVGFDDGSVTLRSDYWGAGAHSALPIVGSFYDAALRARAIDPHAQFSPDFRPRSAPAPKRRAQHSGLFDWLRFFR, encoded by the coding sequence TTGAATCGCATCGTGCCGTTCCTTCGAGACTCGTGGGCCCGCTGCCGCGCCCGCGTCGCGCCGCTCACCGCCGCCTGCCGCACACGCGCCCGCGCGCTGTGCGCCGGCGCGCTGCATCGCCTGCGTCATCCGACGCGGCGCGGCGTTGCGCTGACGCTCGCCGCGATACCGGTGCTGGGCCTGCTGGTCCTGCTCGCGTTCGTCCCGTTCACGCCGAGCATCGGCGATATCCGCAAGGCGCGCATCGACCGCCCCGCGCGCGTGCTGTCGGCCGACGGCCAGCTGATCGCCGAGTTCCGGCCCGTCAACCGCGAATGGGTGCCGCTCAAGCAGATCTCGCCGCACATGGTCGACGCGCTGATCGCGACCGAGGACCACCGCTTCTACGCGCATCACGGCATCGACTGGCGCCGCACGATCGCGGCCGGGCTGCACACGTTCTCGGGCGGCCGCCAGGGCGGCTCGACGATCACGCAGCAGCTCGCGCGCAACCTGTATCCGGATGAAGTCGGCCGCGCGCCGACGCTCACGCGCAAGGTGAAGGAACTGATCACCGCCTTCAAGATCGAGTCGGTGTACAGCAAGGACGAGATTCTCGAGACCTATCTGAACACCGTACCGTTCCTGTACAACGCGTACGGCGTCGAAATGGCCGCGCGCACCTACTTCGGCAAATCGGCGGACCAGCTCGACATCGTCGAAAGCGCGACGCTCGTCGGGATGCTGAAGGGCAACAGCTATTACAACCCGGTACTGAATCCGGAGCGCGCGGTACAACGGCGCAACATCGTGCTCGACCGGATGGCGCAGATGAGCATGCTGTCGCCGCCGCAGCTCGCGCAATTGCAGCGCCGGCCGCTGCGTGTCGACTTCGAACCGCAGACGGCGCAGCCCGGCCTCGCCCCGCACTTCGCGGTGCAGCTTCGCAAGTGGCTGATCGCGTGGGCCGACCGCAACAACTACGATCTCTATTCGGACGGCCTCGTCGTGCGCACGACGCTCGATGCGCGGCTGCAGGACATGGCCACGCAGGCGCTGACGCGGCAGACCGAACGGCTGCAGGCGATCGCCGACAGCGCATGGCGCGGGCCGTCCGGCTGCGGGCTGCGCAACGACCTGTTCCGCGGCTTCATTCGCCAGACGCCCGAGTATCGCCAGGCTCGCGACACAGGGCTCGCCGACGTGGCTGCGCTGAAGCAGCTCGGCGCGAATCGCGAATTCGTGCGCGCGCTGTGCGAGCGCAAGACGCAGGTGCAGGCCGGCTTCGTCGCGATCGATCCGCGCAACGGCGCGATCCGGGCGTGGGTCGGCAGTCCCGATTTCGACAGCGAGCCGTTCGATCACGTCGTGCAGGCGCGGCGCCAGCCGGGCTCGACGTTCAAGCCGTTCGTCTATGGCGCCGCGTTCGCGGACGGCATGCGGCCGGCCGATACGTTCATCGACCGCCCCGTCGCGATCCCGATCGACGGCCGCGCGGTCTGGCGCCCGACCGACGAGGAACCGCCGACGGGCGAGCCGATGACGCTGCGCGACGCGCTCGCGCTGTCGCGCAATCGCATCACCGCGCAGGTGATGCAGCACGAAGGCGCCGCGAAGGTCGCGCAGCTCGCGCGCGCGATGGGCGTGCGCGACAGTCCGCTCGACGCGGTGCCGTCGCTCGCGCTCGGCACGAGCCCCGTCACGCTGAAGGAGATGGTGTCCGCGTACGGCACGATCGCGAACCGCGGCGTGTACGTCGCGCCGCAGATGATCACGCGCATCGAGGATCGCGACGGCAAGGTGCTCGCCGCATTCGGCAGCGCGCCCCCCGAACGCGCGTTGCCGGTGGCCGCCGCGCAGACGCTCGTCGACGCAATGCGTGGCGTCGTCGATTACGGGACCGGCGCGGACATCCGCTCGCGCTACGGGATTCGCATCGACGTCGCCGGCAAGACCGGCACGACGCAGGACAACACGGACGGCTGGTTCATCCTGATGCATCCGCAACTGGTCGCCGGCGCGTGGGTCGGCTTCGACGACGGCAGCGTGACGCTGCGCAGCGACTACTGGGGCGCGGGCGCGCACAGCGCGCTGCCGATCGTCGGCTCGTTCTACGATGCGGCGCTGCGCGCGCGGGCGATCGATCCGCACGCGCAGTTCTCGCCCGACTTCCGGCCGCGCAGCGCGCCGGCGCCGAAGCGACGCGCGCAGCATTCAGGTTTGTTCGACTGGCTGAGGTTCTTTCGCTGA
- a CDS encoding thioredoxin family protein: MLPRLKTAALVIALAATAGLAAFAGTRDDAGMQASLAGTPAPDFTGIDRWHNSAPLTLGKLHGKVVLVDFWTYSCINCIHTIPYVNDWYRKYRDQGLVVVGVHTPEYPFERDAGNVADAIKRFGIQYPVAQDNRYDTWRAYGNQYWPALYLIDANGKVVYTRYGEGGYDKTEAAIRGALAQATTGAVRTQ, encoded by the coding sequence ATGCTGCCCCGACTCAAGACCGCCGCCCTCGTCATCGCCCTTGCCGCCACGGCCGGGCTCGCCGCCTTTGCCGGCACCCGCGACGACGCGGGCATGCAGGCGTCGCTCGCCGGCACGCCGGCGCCCGATTTCACCGGCATCGACCGCTGGCACAACAGCGCGCCGCTGACGCTCGGCAAGTTGCACGGCAAGGTCGTGCTGGTCGATTTCTGGACGTACTCGTGCATCAACTGCATTCACACGATTCCGTACGTGAACGACTGGTACCGGAAGTATCGCGACCAGGGGCTCGTCGTGGTCGGTGTGCATACGCCCGAATATCCGTTCGAACGCGACGCGGGCAACGTCGCCGATGCGATCAAGCGCTTCGGCATCCAGTACCCGGTCGCGCAGGACAACCGCTACGACACGTGGCGCGCGTACGGCAACCAGTACTGGCCCGCGCTGTACCTGATCGATGCGAACGGGAAGGTCGTCTATACGCGCTACGGCGAAGGCGGGTACGACAAGACCGAGGCTGCGATTCGCGGTGCGCTCGCGCAGGCGACGACGGGAGCGGTGCGGACGCAGTAG
- a CDS encoding ATP-binding protein — protein MSAHTLWHWPRSLFARLALILCVGLALAQTLSFWLTVTERDQATTNLMMGYIEREVASSVALLDHLPPAERAAWLPRLARRSYAFILGPGETGTPPEARLSARVERSISDGIGGDYPLTANAIPGDREHLQVHLRLTDGSPLTIDIQPMSTVPLSGWLPVVLVLQLAVLAACCWLAVRLATRPLKQLAQAADALGPDLKGERLNEGGPSEVARAARAFNAMQDRIAQYMAERMQILASISHDLQTPITRMRLRVDVMDDDAQGAKLRQDLLEMEHLVKEGVAYARTLHGTEEAARRIDLDALLDSIVCDYTDAGQDVALHSRAPLALVTRPKALRRIVGNLVDNALKFAGAAEIDVQAVPDGGAVIAVLDRGPGIPDDQLDAVFEPFRRVETSRNRETGGTGLGLAIARQLALAMGGSLTLSNRPDGGGLEARLTLRNAG, from the coding sequence ATGAGCGCGCACACGCTGTGGCACTGGCCGCGCTCGCTGTTCGCACGGCTCGCGCTGATCCTGTGCGTGGGCCTCGCGCTCGCGCAGACGCTGTCGTTCTGGCTCACCGTGACCGAGCGCGACCAGGCGACCACCAACCTGATGATGGGTTACATCGAGCGCGAGGTCGCGAGCTCGGTCGCGCTGCTCGACCATCTGCCGCCGGCCGAGCGGGCCGCGTGGCTGCCGCGCCTCGCGCGGCGCAGCTATGCGTTCATCCTCGGGCCCGGCGAGACCGGCACGCCGCCGGAGGCACGGCTGTCGGCGCGCGTCGAGCGGTCGATTTCCGACGGCATCGGCGGCGACTACCCGCTGACCGCGAACGCGATCCCCGGCGACCGCGAACATCTGCAGGTGCATCTGCGCCTGACCGACGGGTCGCCGCTGACGATCGACATCCAGCCGATGTCGACGGTGCCGCTGTCGGGCTGGCTGCCGGTCGTGCTCGTGCTGCAGCTTGCGGTGCTGGCCGCGTGTTGCTGGCTCGCGGTGCGGCTCGCGACGCGGCCGCTCAAGCAGCTCGCGCAGGCCGCCGACGCGCTCGGCCCCGACCTGAAGGGCGAGCGCCTGAACGAGGGCGGGCCGTCCGAGGTCGCGCGCGCCGCGCGGGCGTTCAACGCGATGCAGGACCGCATCGCGCAGTACATGGCCGAACGCATGCAGATCCTCGCGTCGATCTCGCACGACCTGCAGACGCCGATCACGCGGATGCGGTTGCGCGTCGACGTGATGGACGACGACGCGCAGGGCGCGAAGCTGCGCCAGGACCTGCTCGAGATGGAGCATCTGGTGAAGGAGGGCGTGGCATACGCGCGGACGCTGCACGGCACCGAGGAGGCCGCGCGCCGCATCGATCTCGATGCGCTGCTCGACAGCATCGTCTGCGACTACACGGACGCGGGGCAGGACGTCGCGCTGCACAGCCGCGCGCCGCTCGCACTCGTCACGCGGCCGAAGGCGCTGCGCCGCATCGTCGGCAACCTCGTCGACAACGCGCTGAAGTTCGCGGGCGCGGCCGAGATCGACGTGCAGGCCGTGCCGGACGGCGGCGCGGTCATCGCCGTGCTCGACCGCGGGCCCGGTATTCCGGACGATCAGCTCGACGCGGTGTTCGAGCCGTTCCGGCGCGTGGAGACGTCGCGCAATCGCGAGACGGGCGGTACGGGGCTCGGTCTTGCGATCGCGCGGCAACTCGCGCTCGCGATGGGCGGCTCGCTCACGCTGAGCAACCGGCCGGACGGCGGGGGGCTGGAGGCCAGGCTGACGCTGAGGAATGCGGGGTAA
- a CDS encoding response regulator encodes MDKIDHVLIVDDDRAIRELIADYLEKNGMRVSLAANGREMRNVLDGGAPDLIVLDLMLPGEDGLTLCRDLRAGKFRTVPVLMLTARSEETDRIIGLEMGADDYLAKPFAVRELLARIRSVLRRARMLPPGMQVTETADMLAFGEWRLDTTGRHLLDAEGTLVALSGAEYRLLRVFLDHPQRVLTRDQLLNLTQGRQSDPFDRSIDLLVSRLRQRLRDGAREPRYIKTLRNEGYVFSSAVTTVDGTP; translated from the coding sequence ATGGACAAGATCGACCACGTGCTGATCGTCGACGACGATCGCGCCATCCGCGAACTGATCGCGGACTATCTGGAGAAAAACGGCATGCGCGTGTCGCTGGCCGCGAACGGCCGCGAGATGCGCAACGTGCTGGACGGCGGCGCGCCCGACCTGATCGTGCTCGACCTGATGCTGCCGGGCGAGGACGGCCTCACGCTGTGCCGCGACCTGCGCGCCGGCAAGTTCCGCACGGTGCCGGTGCTGATGCTGACCGCGCGCAGCGAGGAAACCGACCGCATCATCGGCCTCGAGATGGGCGCCGACGACTACCTGGCGAAGCCGTTCGCGGTGCGCGAACTGCTCGCGCGGATTCGCTCGGTGCTGCGCCGCGCGCGCATGCTGCCGCCCGGCATGCAGGTGACGGAAACGGCCGACATGCTCGCGTTTGGCGAATGGCGGCTCGACACGACAGGGCGTCACCTGCTCGACGCCGAAGGCACGCTGGTCGCGCTGAGCGGCGCCGAATACCGGCTGCTGCGCGTATTCCTCGATCATCCGCAGCGCGTGCTGACGCGCGACCAGTTGCTCAACCTCACGCAGGGGCGGCAGTCCGACCCGTTCGACCGGTCGATCGACCTGCTTGTGAGCCGGCTGCGCCAGCGCTTGCGCGACGGCGCGCGCGAACCGCGCTACATCAAGACGCTGCGCAACGAGGGCTATGTGTTCTCGTCGGCCGTGACTACCGTCGACGGTACGCCATGA